Genomic DNA from Corynebacterium kroppenstedtii:
GATGAAAGTTCCCCGCCCACAAAATAAGCTGAAACCCTAACCGTTTTCAAGGATTCAGCGCCCCTCCGAATCGGGTAGGCATCTTATACTCACGATCGACGAACTGTGCCCCAGAGAGGAATCGAACCTCCGACACCGGCTTTAGGAGAGCCGTGCTCTATCCACTGAGCTACTAGGGCAAATAACGCATCAGTTACCGCTCCTGCTGGCAACGACTCATGTAGAAGAATCCTCAACCACCAGGAGCCAGAACTAAAAGCAGAACCAGGATAGCCGACAGACGCCGAGAGCAGAAAACCGCACTATAGTTTCCTCTTATCCTTAGGTTGAAGTGCAGCTGCAATCAGCGGGAAGAGCAGAACCGTCACCGCACCGCCGGCGACTAGAAGAGAAGCCGCCGATTCTTCTAACAAGTGCGCATTCGTCGCCACTTCAGTTACCGCAACAATGATCGGCAGGCCAGTCGCGGCATAACAGGCGAGCTGAAGTTTTTGATTCGTTGTCGTCAACTTTGAACCAGTCTTGGTAAACATTTCCCGCAGGAACACCGGGAGACCGCGGGCAACCAGAATAACGCCGACAACAGCGAACAATTGCCCGATATTGGCCCCCACGGTCTTCACGTCGATATTGATACCTGAACACACGAAGAAGACGGGGATGAAAAAGCCATAGCCCACGACATCCAGGCGCTCCTCAATGAGACCGTGAGCGCGCTCTGGAACCAGACCGCGCAAAACAATACCAGCAGCAAAAGCCCCCAAAACGACGTCAAGATCGAATACCGCCGCGACCGTCATCAGTATCGCCAACATCAGCACCACCATACGGACGATCGACTGGTTCGTCGCCGAGGCACCGTCGATAATCGCGCGACCCACCCACGGAACCAGAGCGGCTACGGTGCGAGGTACCACCGCCACCATGGCTGCGATGGCAAAGAACGCGAGCAGGATCAGGAACGTCACACCCATGGACCTCGCGGATAACAACAGAGCGATGGCCATAATGGGCATCAACTCACCAACAGCGCCATGAAGCATGACAGATTTACCGACGTTGGTTCGTAATAGATCCGACTGCTTCAAGATAGGTAGCAACGTACCCAGAGCGGTGGATGTCACAGCGATGGCTAGTGTGACTGCAGTCAGCGCTCCGTTTCCTTTCAGGAAAACCAGCGCACCAATGAATGCCAACACGAGGCACATGAGCCAGGTCAACGCGGCATTACCGCCCTCTTTGCTGCGCAACGAGTCCGTGTCTAACTCGTAACCGGCCAGCAGGAACAACATACCTAGACCCAACTGACGCAGAATCGAAATACCAGAATCGATCTCCGCGAGACCCCACACACTGGGGCCGATAATGACGCCCAACACAATGAGGAACACCACGGCTGGGATACGTTTGCCCGTCATGAAGGACAAGATGGGGGCCAACAATGCCACCGCAAGAATTGCGGTGAGCGAAATCATCGTGTCGGTATTCGCCTGGCCCGACGCCAACACCGTGTTGGAAACCGCCATCGTGTCGGCTACTGGGACTGAAGTCATGGATGACAACCCTACTGATTGGTTGATCGCGAATCGAATAAGTCTGACCACAATGTACAGCTAATTGATCGTGACCGCTCGCTCCACAATATTAATACTTGAACACGCCTTCGGTTTCCGAGTGATCCCATAGCTGAGCATCGCCGCGCTTCGTGTGGCTGATCCACCATGCGATTTCAATGGCCACACATCCGACCCCGCCGACAATGAGCGCTTGGGTCATCAGCCCGAGATTTGTCGGATCCAGCAACAAAATATGGGCAATCCATGGGACCGAGAAAATCACGACATAAGCCAAGGCCGATACCACCAGCAGAACGATCTTCCACAGTTTGTACGGGCGAGCAACCACGATGAGCACCCATAACGCCATCGTGATCATCACAGTCAACGTCGCTGTCGAAGCTTGTGCTCGATCAAAGTTGTCTCGAGTGACCCACAGCCAGAACCCGACGGTCACCGCACCAATGAGAATTCCCGACGGAACCGCCAACCGTAGGACACGGCCGACGAAACCTGATTTTGCCCGTTCATGGTTCGGTGCCAGCGACAAAATAAACGCCGGGATCCCGATCGTGAACCAGCCTGTCATTGTCACGTGAATGGGTTGGAAGGGGTAGCTCATCCCAAAGATCCCGACGATGAGGGCCAGCAACACCGAGTACACGGTTTTCGTCAAGAAAAGGTTAGCGACACGCTCGATGTTGCCAATGACCCTGCGGCCTTCGGCAACAACATGGGGCAGCGTCGCAAACGAATTATTGAGCAACACCAGCTGGGCGACCGACCGCGTCGCCGGGGAGCCTGCACCCATCGCCACACCGATATTGGCATCCTTCAATGCCAACACATCGTTCACTCCGTCACCCGTCATCGCGACGGTGTGGTTGTTACGCTGCAGCGCGCCGACCATGGCGCGCTTTTGTTCCGGGGTGACGCGTCCAAACACCGTTGACTCTTCTACAACCTCGTCGAATTTGTCTTGGCTGGACTCGAAATCAGGGAGTTCACGGGCATCGATGGTCTTCGAACTATCAATACCCACCGACGACGCCACAGCCCCCACTGACTCTGCGTTATCCCCAGAAATAACCTTGACGTGCATTTTCTCGCGGTCAAAGTATTCAATCGTCTCTGGCGCATCATCGCGTACTTTCTGCTCGAGGACGATTAGCCCCCGGGGGGTGAGGTCATCATCGCCGGGTTCTTTAGGCGTCGCAGTAATGTCGTCGAGTTTTTTCGAAGTCTGGGCTAGAAGCAAAACTCGCAGACCTCGTCGGCCTACCTCATCGGCTGCTTGAGCCGCATCGGAACCCGGTAGCGCGATTACATCCGGAGCACCCATGACCCACGTTGTCTCACCAAAATTAGCCCCCGACCATTTCCGTGCCGACGAAAAGGCCTTCGTATCCGTGGGATCCATGACTTCCGTGTCAGGATCGAGATCGTGAATTCCCTCAGCAATGGCCTCCGACGTGTCATTCTTATCGTCATCCGCCGCGATTAAGGACGCCAACGCACCCAAGACGTCGTGATCGACGCGGACCCAACCCTCGTCTGAATCTGACAATGGTTCGTCGACCGACGAATCGCTTGTGGAACCCGATTTTTGCTTCGAGTTCACTTCCACGACATCGTTGAGCACCATTCTGTTTTCCGTCAGGGTGCCGGTTTTATCGGTGCAGACGACGTCGACGCGAGCCAGGCCCTCAATCGCTGGGAGCTCATTGACCAGCGCTTTAAACTGGCCTAGGCGCACAACTCCTACCGCGAAAGCGATGGATGTCATCAAGACCAGACCCTCAGGGACCATCGGAACCAGGGCAGCAACCATGGCCAAAACTGCGTCGCGGAATGAATCTCCGGACCGGAACAGCTGAGTCCAAATGGTCAGAATTCCGGTCGGAATCAACAACCACGTAATGATGCGAAGGATTTTGTTAATTCCGGACATCAACTCGGAGTCAGTGAGCTCAAATTTATTCGCCGCTGCGGTTAATTTCCCGGCGTAAGAATCTGCTCCGACTTTCGTCGCTTGATAGAGCCCGTGGCCAGACTGGACAAACGATCCGGATAGAACGTCATCCCCCGGCGCTTTTTCCACAGGGTCAGATTCTCCGGTAAGCATAGATTCGTCGATATCGACGTGTTCAGATTCGACGACGATACCGTCGACGACGACTTGGACGCCCGATTTCAAGACAATGAGGTCATCGAGCACAACCTCATCGCGGGAAATCTCCTGGTCCTCCCCATCTCTGCGAACGGTTGGCCGAGCTTCACCAACGATGGTGAGTTTATCTAGCGTCCGCTTGGCACGAAGCTCCTGGATAATCCCTATGCCCGAGTTCGCGATGATCAACAGCCCGAACATCGCATTAATTAATGATCCAGTTGCCAGCACGATGACAAGGAGGACCCCCAGCATCGCGTTGATGCGGGTAAAAACATTCGCCTTAATAATCGACCAGGTTGAGCGTCCGGAACGCTCAGGCAGCGTGTTGCCTTTACCGTCACGACGACGTTCCTCAACCTCCTGCGAGGTCAACCCCACTGATGGATCCGTGTGAAAAGCGCGGTCATCATCAGCAGCAGAAGAGTGAGACGACTCCGCGGAGTCATGAGACGACGAAGCGTCGGACTGTTGTTGAGCCATGCACTCATTGTAGAGAACGCTTTATTAACGAGACTATCGACGCTCGGCTGTCGGGACTCGGCTGTCGGGGGCTCAGCCCTCGACGCCCCTTGGTACAAAAACAGGCCCTGACCGTAACTCATTCTAGGACCGCTCTCCCCTAAGTCGGCCCTATTTGCCCCAGAACATAGGGGAACGTTTTTCGGCCCGAGCAGCTCTCGCTTCGGCGGCGTCCTCGGAATCCCAACACCCTTGACGCAAGCGCTCATGAACAGCCGGGAGAGCCTCGTCGTCATATCCAACCTCTCCAGACGAATCCCTCTGGTCCACTCCCGTCGGAACCATCTGATTAAAGACGGCCTTAAGGTACCTCAAGGTCAGAGGGGCATTCATGGCTTGTTTTACGGCAACCTGCCACGCATCATCGTGGTTTCCTCGTGACGACGCCAACCCTGCCTCTACTGCGGCGTCAGGCCCGAGTCGCTCGGCGGTATAGAGGAATGATCGTGCCCGGGCGCCACCGAGTAATTCGACAGCGCGATGAATCGTCCACGGGTCGACGGCGATACCAAGGCGGACGACGGGGACGCTAAACCAGCCGTTCTCGCCTACGACGCGGAGGTCACACGCCATAGCCAACTGGGTGCCCGCACCGACCGCTGGGCCGTGGACGTCAGCAATGACGGGGAGGGGCGAATGTGTAATAGACGTCAGCATGTCATCAAGGTTGTGATGGAAAGCGGATGTATAAACACCGCCTGCGAGGTCTGCTCCGGCACAAAAAGCCTTACCCTCCCCACGAAGAAGGATGGCACGAACGGACTCTATATTTTCCGCTTGGTGAACATAGGACGCGATGTGACTACAGACATCGACGTTCAACGCATTTCTCTTGTGGTCCCGGCGAAGAGTAATCACTGCCACACTCGGCCACTCCATACCGTTGGTTGGAGCGTCGCTGCGCACGGGCAAAGTGTCTAAGGTCACAATGTCTAAGGTAACGTCGCCACCAGGCGACCGAAACGTTGTTGGCTTCGCTTGGGGCGTGGCGACGTCGTGAGCAAATGATGTGGATGTGACATTGTTCTCATTCGTCATAGATACAGGCTATGCGCCAGGCGGCACGCGCGTGGCATTTTCGCCAATGTCGTGCCCACTTGCCACGGGCGCTGCGTTTCGGGCTCAGCAGGGATTACTCAAAATTGGCGGTGCTGGGATCAGCGCCGATGCGCCCGTCTTCACGATCCAACGCGGTGATCTTCTCAACTTCGTCCGTCGTCAAGGAAAAGTCGAGGATATCGAAGTTGGATTCCACATGTTCTTTAGACTTGGAGCGGGTCAAGACAGAAAGCCCCATATCGAGGTGCCAGCGAAGAACAATTTGCGCTGGAGTCTTTCCATACTTAGCAGCCAAATCTTTAATAACTGACTCATCAAAGTACTTGCCCTGGGCTAAAGGCGACCATGATTCCGTCACAATGGAGTGCTGGTCATCATACGAACGCATCGCTGCCTGCGAGAAGCCGGGGTGGAGTTCAATCTGGTTAATAGTCGGCGTCTTGTTATTTTCCGCAACAAGTTCATCCATTGCTTCTGGATAAAAATTACATACAGCCAAGGAGCGGATACGGCCCTGATTTTGCAGATCAATCATTGCCCTGAAGGATTCTTTATATTGATTCTTTTCAGGGTACGGCCAGTGAATGAAATAGATGTCGACGTAATCGAGCCCCAACTTCTCCATGCTGGTGTTGAATGCCTCGAACGTGGATTCATATCCCTGGTCTGAGTTCCACAGTTTGGTTGAAACCGTAAGCTCCTCGCGAGTGACATCACCATTCTCGATAGCATCGCGAATAGCTTTGCCCGTTGATTCCTCATTCTTGTAAATCATTGCGGTATCAATGCGTCGGAATCCCGCCGCAATTGCAGAGCGAACCGAGGAATATGCCTCCTCCTGAGACAATTCCCATGTCCCAAATCCCAAGCGCGGGATTACTGTCCCGTCACTAAGTGTGGCAGTCGGGCCGCCATCGTTATGTCGCGTCGTATCTGCTTTCGAAGTGTTGTTAGCCATACGAGCCATTGAACACGCTATGACTCAGTCCTGCAGAACCCCAGTTCACAGCGTTAAGTAAGCACTTTATATTTCCCTGACATCCGGCGCCGAAGCGATAACACTACCCCCACACCCGGCCTACGCATCATTTCACTAAAGCCCCTCGCGAACGACATGCGAGCGTTACGCTAGAAAAATGGTGTCACATTCAGGTTCGTCCACTCCGCCCCCGTCTTCCCCGTCCACTCCTCATCCCAAGCGTCTATCCGCCCATGACCTCGTCAATGACATTCTCGATACCGATTCATGGGATAGCTGGGATACTAAGCCTGATTATGGAGATATTTCCGACGACTACGCAGCGGCATTAGCTCGCGCGCGGGAAAAGTCGGGGGTTGATGAAGCCGTGATCACCGGGGCAGGAACGATTGACGGTCACCGTGTCGCCGTGGTTGCCTCGGAGTTCTCTTTTCTTGGGGGGTCCATTGGAGCCGCAACATCACGACGAATTATCGACGCCATCCACCGCGCGACAGCGGAAAGCTTGCCCCTCTTAATTTCTCCCGCGTCTGGCGGTACGCGAATGCAAGAAGGAACGCCGGCCTTCGCACTGATGATTTCGATCACCGCTGCTATTCATCGGCATAAAGACCAGCATTTGCCTTACTTGGTGTATCTCCGCCACCCAACGACGGGTGGGGCCATGGCCTCCTGGGGCTCCGCGGGGCACCTCACCTTCGCACAGCCCGGCGCCACGCTGGGTTTTCTGGGTCCCCGCGTCGTTGAGCTCACGACGGGCAAGCCTCTATCACCTGGGGTTCAGACAGGCGAGTATCTTTCCCGCCACGGGGTGATTGATGGAGTCATCGATCCCGCAGGGCTTCGTCGGCAATTTACACAGCTTTTCGACGTTCTTATTCGCCCTGATCACGCCACCGAACCGGCCGAGCCTACACCGCCATCAGGTGAGATTAGGTCAGCGTGGGACGCCATTACACGAACTCGACATCCACGACGAACCAGCGCCGCTGATCTCGTAAATGCTCTCTCCAACCACTGGATTCAACTCTCTGGCACCGGGGATGGGCGAATGTCTGAAGCCGTCATCGTGGGGTTAACCAGAATCAATGACCAATCCCTCGTCTTCGTCGGAATGGACCGAACCGCACAAGAACCGTTAGGCGATTGGCCGTTGAGCACAGAGGCTATGCGTTTCGCCCGGCGCGGAATCACCCTGGCCCATGAGTTGGGGATCCCACTGGTCAGCGTTATCGATACTCCTGGTGGTGAGCTGTCAGATCGCGCGGAGCGGACTGGAATGGCTCGTTCCATCGCGCGCACGCTGGCTGAGATTCTCGATATCGACGTGCCTACAGTGTCGGTCATTATCGGCCAGGGGTGTGGAGGTGCCGCCCTATCAATGATTCCTGCCGATCAGGTTCTGGCGTGTGAAGATGCGTGGTTGGCTCCTCTCCCTCCGGAGGGGGCCAGCGCAATTATGTATCGGGATATCGATCATGCGCCAGACATGATGGAAAACCAGTCAGTTTCGGCAAATAAGCTTCATGAACGCGGTATTGTCGATCGCCTTATCCCAGCATTGGGTAACACCGATCCCGAAACCGACAGCAAAGTGGTCATTGACGCCATTGCTCACGCCTTGTGGGAAATTAAGCTGAATTCAACGTTGCGACGTGGGCGTGAACAGCGTTTGGCTCATTATGAACGGCTCGCCACGATCGTGTAGAGGTCGCGTGCGTGTCGGGACCATAATCATGGAGAAATCGCGTTAAGGGGTTCAGTCCTCCCACATTGATCTCTTCACGGACCCGGGGGCCATCAATGGCACTGCCCGTTGGAGTTCTGGCAACGCCGCAGCAGTATTAACCCGGATGAAGGATGAGGGACTTGTCCGGTCTCAGTAAATAAATCAGGCGAATCTACCGCGTCTCGTGTCGCAATGTGCTCGCTTGCCGACGCCACTAGATCGGTGGTCATTATTCTGTCTCCCGACCTTTGTCTCCTGCGAAACCTGTTTCCCTGGGGGCAATGCTTGTGTGTGCGGTGGTGGGGTGGCTCTCAATATCGAGAGCATGTGCAGCTTGGGAGACAGCTTCGCTTCTACGCTGCGCATAGGCTACGCAACAATCCTGACACGCTGCTGCCAGCAGGCGTGACATCATTTGCGCCAGATCGCGGCAGCCTTATTTCACGTCCACAAGGTCGATAACAAATACGAGGGTTCGGCCGCCAAGCGGGTGACCGGTGCCGGCGGGCCCATAAGCCATGTCTGGCGGTATCGTCAGCTTCCGGCGCCCTCCGACACGCATGCCCGGAATACCTTCCTGCCATCCGGCGATCAGACCAGTGAGCGGGAACGTGATGGTTTGCCCGCGATCCCATGAGGAATCGAATTCTTCGCCGGTTTCGAAGTCCACACCCACGTAGTGAA
This window encodes:
- a CDS encoding HAD-IC family P-type ATPase produces the protein MAQQQSDASSSHDSAESSHSSAADDDRAFHTDPSVGLTSQEVEERRRDGKGNTLPERSGRSTWSIIKANVFTRINAMLGVLLVIVLATGSLINAMFGLLIIANSGIGIIQELRAKRTLDKLTIVGEARPTVRRDGEDQEISRDEVVLDDLIVLKSGVQVVVDGIVVESEHVDIDESMLTGESDPVEKAPGDDVLSGSFVQSGHGLYQATKVGADSYAGKLTAAANKFELTDSELMSGINKILRIITWLLIPTGILTIWTQLFRSGDSFRDAVLAMVAALVPMVPEGLVLMTSIAFAVGVVRLGQFKALVNELPAIEGLARVDVVCTDKTGTLTENRMVLNDVVEVNSKQKSGSTSDSSVDEPLSDSDEGWVRVDHDVLGALASLIAADDDKNDTSEAIAEGIHDLDPDTEVMDPTDTKAFSSARKWSGANFGETTWVMGAPDVIALPGSDAAQAADEVGRRGLRVLLLAQTSKKLDDITATPKEPGDDDLTPRGLIVLEQKVRDDAPETIEYFDREKMHVKVISGDNAESVGAVASSVGIDSSKTIDARELPDFESSQDKFDEVVEESTVFGRVTPEQKRAMVGALQRNNHTVAMTGDGVNDVLALKDANIGVAMGAGSPATRSVAQLVLLNNSFATLPHVVAEGRRVIGNIERVANLFLTKTVYSVLLALIVGIFGMSYPFQPIHVTMTGWFTIGIPAFILSLAPNHERAKSGFVGRVLRLAVPSGILIGAVTVGFWLWVTRDNFDRAQASTATLTVMITMALWVLIVVARPYKLWKIVLLVVSALAYVVIFSVPWIAHILLLDPTNLGLMTQALIVGGVGCVAIEIAWWISHTKRGDAQLWDHSETEGVFKY
- a CDS encoding enoyl-CoA hydratase, which translates into the protein MTNENNVTSTSFAHDVATPQAKPTTFRSPGGDVTLDIVTLDTLPVRSDAPTNGMEWPSVAVITLRRDHKRNALNVDVCSHIASYVHQAENIESVRAILLRGEGKAFCAGADLAGGVYTSAFHHNLDDMLTSITHSPLPVIADVHGPAVGAGTQLAMACDLRVVGENGWFSVPVVRLGIAVDPWTIHRAVELLGGARARSFLYTAERLGPDAAVEAGLASSRGNHDDAWQVAVKQAMNAPLTLRYLKAVFNQMVPTGVDQRDSSGEVGYDDEALPAVHERLRQGCWDSEDAAEARAARAEKRSPMFWGK
- a CDS encoding acetyl-CoA carboxylase carboxyltransferase subunit alpha/beta encodes the protein MVSHSGSSTPPPSSPSTPHPKRLSAHDLVNDILDTDSWDSWDTKPDYGDISDDYAAALARAREKSGVDEAVITGAGTIDGHRVAVVASEFSFLGGSIGAATSRRIIDAIHRATAESLPLLISPASGGTRMQEGTPAFALMISITAAIHRHKDQHLPYLVYLRHPTTGGAMASWGSAGHLTFAQPGATLGFLGPRVVELTTGKPLSPGVQTGEYLSRHGVIDGVIDPAGLRRQFTQLFDVLIRPDHATEPAEPTPPSGEIRSAWDAITRTRHPRRTSAADLVNALSNHWIQLSGTGDGRMSEAVIVGLTRINDQSLVFVGMDRTAQEPLGDWPLSTEAMRFARRGITLAHELGIPLVSVIDTPGGELSDRAERTGMARSIARTLAEILDIDVPTVSVIIGQGCGGAALSMIPADQVLACEDAWLAPLPPEGASAIMYRDIDHAPDMMENQSVSANKLHERGIVDRLIPALGNTDPETDSKVVIDAIAHALWEIKLNSTLRRGREQRLAHYERLATIV
- a CDS encoding FKBP-type peptidyl-prolyl cis-trans isomerase translates to MSKPTIEVQSGPAPQDLLIEDITVGDGPEAQAGSNVEVHYVGVDFETGEEFDSSWDRGQTITFPLTGLIAGWQEGIPGMRVGGRRKLTIPPDMAYGPAGTGHPLGGRTLVFVIDLVDVK
- a CDS encoding cation:proton antiporter; the protein is MAVSNTVLASGQANTDTMISLTAILAVALLAPILSFMTGKRIPAVVFLIVLGVIIGPSVWGLAEIDSGISILRQLGLGMLFLLAGYELDTDSLRSKEGGNAALTWLMCLVLAFIGALVFLKGNGALTAVTLAIAVTSTALGTLLPILKQSDLLRTNVGKSVMLHGAVGELMPIMAIALLLSARSMGVTFLILLAFFAIAAMVAVVPRTVAALVPWVGRAIIDGASATNQSIVRMVVLMLAILMTVAAVFDLDVVLGAFAAGIVLRGLVPERAHGLIEERLDVVGYGFFIPVFFVCSGINIDVKTVGANIGQLFAVVGVILVARGLPVFLREMFTKTGSKLTTTNQKLQLACYAATGLPIIVAVTEVATNAHLLEESAASLLVAGGAVTVLLFPLIAAALQPKDKRKL
- a CDS encoding aldo/keto reductase; this encodes MANNTSKADTTRHNDGGPTATLSDGTVIPRLGFGTWELSQEEAYSSVRSAIAAGFRRIDTAMIYKNEESTGKAIRDAIENGDVTREELTVSTKLWNSDQGYESTFEAFNTSMEKLGLDYVDIYFIHWPYPEKNQYKESFRAMIDLQNQGRIRSLAVCNFYPEAMDELVAENNKTPTINQIELHPGFSQAAMRSYDDQHSIVTESWSPLAQGKYFDESVIKDLAAKYGKTPAQIVLRWHLDMGLSVLTRSKSKEHVESNFDILDFSLTTDEVEKITALDREDGRIGADPSTANFE